The genomic region TTAAAAGTAATACCAACTCCCGACTCCCAACTCCCAACTCCCAACTCCCAACTCCCGACTCCCAACTCCCGACTTCCCAAGTCTCCCAATTATCCGACGTGCAACCCGATGACTGGGCAAGTCGAGCGTTACAATCTTTAATCTGGCGCTATGGAATAGTTACAGGCTATCCGAATGGGAACTTCCTTGGCAATCGTACCTTGAGTCGTTACGAATTTGCGGCGGCTTTAAGTACGGTAGTACGGCAATTGGAGGGAGCGATCGCTAATGGTAAGCCAGTACAAGCAACTCAAGATGATTTAGCAACTCTCAAAAAACTTCTACAAGAGTATGCTGCCGAATTAGAAGATTTCCAAGGTCGTTTAGATTCTCTAGAAGCTCGAAACGCCGGACTCCAGGCAAACGAGTTCTCCACAACGACTAAACTTAAAGGTCAAGTTATCTTTGCAATTAATGGGGGTGGCTTTGGCGGCGATTCCCTTCGCAACCCTACAGGTACGGAAATTGCCAATAATAATCCTATTACTACGTTATTTTACAGGACTCAGTTAGATTTTGATACGAGTTTTTCTGGTACTGACTTACTCAAAATTCGTTTGGAGACTGGTAGTAACGGCAACCGCGATAATGCAGCTGGAGTATTAGAACCTAATTTCGGTAGCGGACTTGATTTCTCGACCAGACCATCTCGAAATGGAGAATTGGGGCTGGGTCGGCTTTACTACAGCTTTAGCGCCGCTAAAAATCTCCAAATTGTTTTAGGGACTGCGATCGCACCTACAGATTATCTCGATCGCAATCGTTATGCTAATCGCAGTTTTGTTGATTTTTCGACTCAAGCACTGGTTAACAACTACCTTCTCTTTCCGATTCACGAACAAGGCGCTGGGGCGGTTGTTAACTGGCAAGCGAATGAGTTTTTAACGTTACGGGCAATGTATCTTGCAGCAGACGCTGACACTTCTGGCAGTCGCGATGAGGTTGAAGGTGTATCGGCTTTAACAAGGCTACTCTACCCAGATGAAGGTGGAGATCGCGGTTTATTTGGTAATCCTAATCAGGGAACGGTTGAGTTAGAATACTCTCCCAACCCAGCTTTTACTCTACGCTTGCAGTACAGTGGTGGAAATACGTTCGATCGCCATTTTGATGTATTTGGAGCGAATGTCGAACTCAATCTATCGCGCCAACTTGGAGTTTTCGGACGTTATGGCTACGGTAGCTATGACGATACTATTTTTGGAGATCTCGAACCGTCTTACTGGATGGTGGGGATATCGTTGCGCAATTTACTACTGCCTGGCGCTGTAGCGGGAATTGCGGCAGGTCAGCCTTTTGTGGAAAATGCTGTAGGGGATGCGACTCAAACAAACTTTGAAGCCTACTATAACTTTCCCCTAAATGAAAATCTAGCGATCGCTCCTTTAGTTCAAGCGATCGCCAATCCTAGCAATCAAGCAGATAATGGCACAATTATTACTGGTACTCTTCGCACCGTATTCTCTTTTTAAAAACGCAACCCAAGATAGTAATCTCTAGCGTTTGTTCTCAACTTCTGCTTGAGCCTCATCCATAGCTGCTTTTTTGTTCGGCTCGTTAGTGTCAAATGTTACTTTAGTTTGCTTGGCTTTGAGGTCGAGAACTTCAGGAATCTTTTTGGGCAGCGTCTTGATATTTTCTAGCCCGGTATCACCTATTCTTCTACCTGGCGCATCTCCCAAATCTTCAGCTTTTTCTTGAATGCGCTTGACAGTATCAGGAGTGACAGGGTTGTATTCTCCCGTTGGAGATTCTACAGCATTTGCTTGGAATGCTGGCAGTGCGACAAATAAAATCGTTGCTAAAAATACGGTAACGATTCGACGCAAGCCCATGTTCTTCAATTTATCAACTACTTGCTTCATTTGAATCCTCCAATGATTTTGATTCCTAAAATTAACGTTTCTTTAGAGTAAAAACTTTTAGAAACACAATTACTAAGGTTGCTAACAATAAGCGCTCCTTAATTGCTTTGTTCTAATTTTAGTTTTCGGATCGATCTTGCCGTAGGAGGCGATCGCATATCTTCTCTCTTGAGTAGGAGTTTTGAGCGAATGCCATAAATGAGTGAATTTAACTTTAGTTAGACTTGTAGATCGTTAAAATACTTCTTGGTTAAGTTTCGCTCCCCCCAACCCCCCTTGAAAAAGGGGGCTAAGAATGGTTTTGTCTTTTTTGTTGAAAAGAGGGGCTAAGAACGCTCCTGTCTCCTCCTTTTTAAGGGGAATTAAGTAAGTACAATCTTGTCTCCCCCTTTTTAAGGGGACTTTTCCTTACCTCTCTAGATTCAATTCCCTTCCCCTGACTTTAGTTGCCATAAATAAGGTAAGATTGGCTCTAGTTTGTATTTTTTCTTAATAAGACTATCGCGCACTGGTTCTGTACAATCTCCATAAATAAAGATATCGCCAGAATTTGGTGGTATCTCTTTTAAAGGAGCGATATCAACTAATCTTAATCGAACTTTTGGTTCTAATAAGTAGCTAAGGGAAAGTAAATTACCATTGTTGATGCAACCATTAGTAGAAACTATGAGAGGATTATTTGCTCTATTGAGAAAACTAGCTACTTGAGGATTACTATAACTAATTTCTTTAATCCACCAAGTATTAGCTTGGGAACTCAGCGTGCAAGATATGATTCCAGCCAAAATGAGTAAAGTTGCGATCGCTTGCCAACTTCTGCGAAACAATAATCTCGATTGACTGATTTTTTGACTCAATAAGTAAGCAACTGCTAACTGAATGCTTAAATAACCAGGAAACAAATAACGAGGCACGATCGATCTTTGTCCGCCTTTAATGATATCTGGTATCAGTAACGGTAAAGTAGTTGCAGCCATTAAGGTAATAATAAATAGCCAAATTCTTAAAGGTGCGTGACGTATTGTGAAATAAACTGCATAAACTATTAGAAGTAATATCAGGAAGTAGACAATTAGAAAATCTGGATCTTTTTCCAAACCCATATCGAAAAAAATATGACCGATATTGAGTAGCCAGCGACGACTAAAAATGTCTGCGGGTAAAGCATTATTTGTCCATCCCGTCGTCATCTGAAACATGGAATAGTTCTGAATTAAGCTCAATATCCAAGGAGTAAAAAGTAATAAGCTCAAACCCGAGGAGAGAAGATAAGCGATCGCTCTTTTGCTCAACCTAAATTTTTCAATTATGAAAACGTAACCTCCATGAGCGACAGCTATTAATCCAGACAAGAAAAAAGTATAAAAACTAGTTGCTAAAGCGAAGGCATATACAATCCAAATCTGGATTTTATTCAATCGAATTGCCCTGAGTAAAGCGGCACTCGATCCTAGAATTGTCACTGTCCATAAAGCGTATTGCCTTGCTTCTTGAGCAAATAAAACATGCACCGGAGAGACCGCTAAAAGCGCGATCGCCATCCATGCTATGAGAGACGATTGAAACAATTCTAGACACAACCAATACAAACAAGGAAATACTAAGAAGCTAAATAAAATGCTTAAACTTCTAATTATCGTAATACTGTTGCCAAATAATTTCACCCAAAATCTCAACAAAACATAATACAAAGGTGGATGTTGAGAGTCTTCTACAGCAAGAGAATGAATTGTATCTTTTAATTGGCTGCCAGGTTTGAAACGTTGAAACGTTTGCAAGTATTTGATACTGCTGTCTCGATGAGCGTATGCTCCTTGAGAGAAGTCTTTCATCGTGTAGCCAGCAATTCTTAAAGAAGTATAAGCTTCGTCGTGCCAATAAACTTTTTTATCGATATTCGTAACTCGAAAAGCTATTCCCACACACAAAATAATTATAAATAGTAAGCGCAGCCATTTAAAATTGACGTGACGAGTTGGCATAAACAGTTGAAATTAGAATTGAGATTGCTATAGAGGCAAATTAATTAAATAAAATCCTCAAAGCTTATTTAGGTTACAATAAATATATAGTTTTTCAAAAGAGCAGCAGTGTCAAATGGCAAGCACTCCAATCTACCTCAGTCATTGCCATCCTTAAGTTGCTGTCCTTAATTAGTCTAAAATGCCCTTGATAAAACTGAGATCGTCGAAGCAATGAATAGCCAATATCCAATCCCAGTAGTAATCAATGGTGCTGCGGGCAAAATGGGACGCGAAGTTGTCAAAGCAGTTTTCCAAGCTGCCGATCTGACCTTACTAGGGGCGATCGATCGCAACCCAGAGCATCAAGGTAAAGACGCAGGAGAACTAGCGGGTTTACCAGAACCGTTGGAAGTTCCCATTACCGACCAATTAGAACCAATGCTGGCGATGGCGGGGCAAGAAAGGCAAATTGGGGTGATGGTAGACTTTACCCATCCGAGTACAGTGTATGACAATATCCGCTCGGCGATCGCCTATGGAGTGCGTCCAGTCGTCGGTACGACAGGCTTAAGTCCCGCACAGATTCAGGACTTAGCTGAATTTGCTGACAAAGCCAGTACTGGATGTTTGATGATTCCCAACTTCTCAATTGGGATGGTTTTGTTGCAACAAGCAGCAGTTCAAGCTTCCCAATATTTCGATCACGTCGAAATTATCGAACTGCACCATAACCAAAAAGCCGATGCACCGAGCGGTACGGCATTGCAAACCGCGCAGATGTTAGCTGAGTTGGGGAAAGCTTTTAATCCACCCCAGGTAGAAGAAACAGAAAAATTACCAGGTGCGAGAGGTAGCGTAGCAGCGGAAGGCATTCGCATTCATAGCGTCCGCCTACCAGGGTTAATTGCCCATCAAGAAGTCATTTTTGGCTCAGCGGGTCAAATTTATACTTTGCGCCACGACACGAGCGATCGCGCCTGCTACATGCCAGGAGTGCTGCTAGCGATCCGTAAAGTCATCCAACTCAAAACCCTCGTTTATGGGTTAGAAAAAATATTGTAAAGAGTTGACAGTTAACCGTTAACGTTAACTGTCAACAAAACTCTACTCCCCAGTCCCTCATGCTTGTCCCACTCACGCGCCAGAAGTTTGAAC from Chroococcidiopsis sp. SAG 2025 harbors:
- the dapB gene encoding 4-hydroxy-tetrahydrodipicolinate reductase, translated to MNSQYPIPVVINGAAGKMGREVVKAVFQAADLTLLGAIDRNPEHQGKDAGELAGLPEPLEVPITDQLEPMLAMAGQERQIGVMVDFTHPSTVYDNIRSAIAYGVRPVVGTTGLSPAQIQDLAEFADKASTGCLMIPNFSIGMVLLQQAAVQASQYFDHVEIIELHHNQKADAPSGTALQTAQMLAELGKAFNPPQVEETEKLPGARGSVAAEGIRIHSVRLPGLIAHQEVIFGSAGQIYTLRHDTSDRACYMPGVLLAIRKVIQLKTLVYGLEKIL
- a CDS encoding iron uptake porin, with protein sequence MGKFYPLLVSGIGILCLLAQITPLQAQTLIQVKSQKSKVKSNTNSRLPTPNSQLPTPDSQLPTSQVSQLSDVQPDDWASRALQSLIWRYGIVTGYPNGNFLGNRTLSRYEFAAALSTVVRQLEGAIANGKPVQATQDDLATLKKLLQEYAAELEDFQGRLDSLEARNAGLQANEFSTTTKLKGQVIFAINGGGFGGDSLRNPTGTEIANNNPITTLFYRTQLDFDTSFSGTDLLKIRLETGSNGNRDNAAGVLEPNFGSGLDFSTRPSRNGELGLGRLYYSFSAAKNLQIVLGTAIAPTDYLDRNRYANRSFVDFSTQALVNNYLLFPIHEQGAGAVVNWQANEFLTLRAMYLAADADTSGSRDEVEGVSALTRLLYPDEGGDRGLFGNPNQGTVELEYSPNPAFTLRLQYSGGNTFDRHFDVFGANVELNLSRQLGVFGRYGYGSYDDTIFGDLEPSYWMVGISLRNLLLPGAVAGIAAGQPFVENAVGDATQTNFEAYYNFPLNENLAIAPLVQAIANPSNQADNGTIITGTLRTVFSF
- a CDS encoding glycosyltransferase family 39 protein codes for the protein MPTRHVNFKWLRLLFIIILCVGIAFRVTNIDKKVYWHDEAYTSLRIAGYTMKDFSQGAYAHRDSSIKYLQTFQRFKPGSQLKDTIHSLAVEDSQHPPLYYVLLRFWVKLFGNSITIIRSLSILFSFLVFPCLYWLCLELFQSSLIAWMAIALLAVSPVHVLFAQEARQYALWTVTILGSSAALLRAIRLNKIQIWIVYAFALATSFYTFFLSGLIAVAHGGYVFIIEKFRLSKRAIAYLLSSGLSLLLFTPWILSLIQNYSMFQMTTGWTNNALPADIFSRRWLLNIGHIFFDMGLEKDPDFLIVYFLILLLIVYAVYFTIRHAPLRIWLFIITLMAATTLPLLIPDIIKGGQRSIVPRYLFPGYLSIQLAVAYLLSQKISQSRLLFRRSWQAIATLLILAGIISCTLSSQANTWWIKEISYSNPQVASFLNRANNPLIVSTNGCINNGNLLSLSYLLEPKVRLRLVDIAPLKEIPPNSGDIFIYGDCTEPVRDSLIKKKYKLEPILPYLWQLKSGEGN